A window of Candidatus Afararchaeum irisae genomic DNA:
AAGTTGAGATCGTTCTCGTCACGGAAGGCGTTGAGAGCGAAGGGCGTGTCGACGCTTACGCCGTAGACTTCGGCTCCGAGATCATCGAACTCCGAGAGCGAATCCCTCATCTCACACATCTCGTCGGTACAGACGGGTGTGAAAGCACCGGGGAAGAAGGCGAGGACGACAGTTCCGTCGGTGTCTTCGAGGTCGAACTCGCCGACATCTCCGTCAGCCATGGGTACTCTGAATCTCGGTGCTGTGTCTCCTTCTTGAGGCGGTGAGTCTGCCATACTCCCAAGACGAGCTACAGATACATAGGGTTAGGGTCGGTCAGTCCTTGAGTCCCCTCTTGAAGTCGACGACTACGCGGCGTATCAGAAGCCCGAGTATGAGAACGACTACGACGACTGTTCCTATCACGACGTAGTCGATGATGTTCATACTCCGTAGACGTCTCGGCGGAAGATAACTCTGTTGGGTCTTAGCCCGAGAGCTCTATGAGTGTCTCACGGCTTCGGCTTTCGAGACTCACGACCCCGCCCTCGTAGTCGCCGTCTTCTACTTCTATCTCGGCGTAGGTGGGAGGCGATCCCCGGGGACGCGTCGGACTTCCGGGGTTGAGAAGATCCACACTGCGAGACGAGAAAGACGGGGTGTGGGAGTGTCCGTAGACTACGAGGTCGGAGTCGGTCTCCATACCGGCGTACTCGAGTTCGTGTGACGACGAGATACGGTGTCCGTGGAGTACTCCAACGCGGAGCCCTTCGACCTCGAAGACACGTCTCCTCGGAAGGCTCGTCTTTAAGGCGTCGTCGTCGGCGTTTCCGTGTACAGCCACTAAGCTGTCGGAGTCGGAGACGAAGCCGTCGTAGACCTCCTCGGAGACGAAGTCGCCCGCGTGGACGACGTAGTCGGCGTCGTCGACCGGGACGGAGTGGTCGTACTCCCTGAGATGTGTGTCGGATGTGATGACTACCTTCTCCATACGTAGGGTTTTCCTCTCAAACAGTAAACCTAAACCTATTTCTCCGAAGGCGCACTACGCCTCCCGTGGAAGAGAAGCCCAAGCAAGAGAGCTTCGACCTCCGAGGTACTCTGTCGAGTCTCAGCGTGAGTGAGGGCGAGACACCCGACGGAGACACAGCTGTCGAGGTCGAGGGAGAGAGGCTATGTCTGAGGGGCGACTGGTCGGAGACCGCCGGGGTAGCCGAGGAGGGCGACGAGATACTCGTCACAGACGTAGCGAGAGACGGAAGAGGCGGATACACGACGACCACCGACTCGTACGTCGTCGTCGAGCCCGACTACCTCGTCAATGTCACGGATATCCGTTCGTGGGTCGAATGTCCGCGTCTCTACTACCTCAACAAGCTAACGGGAGTACCGCTTAAGTACGAGGTGATACGTGGTACTGTCGTACACAGAGTCTTCGGAGACCTTCTTAGGGGCGTCGATCTCGAAGACGCAGTCGAAGACAGGGTCGAGGAAGTCGGTCTCGAACTCGGTCTCCTCGGACGTGACGCGGGAGAGGTGAAACGGGAGGTCGAGGAGCACGCCCGCGGCATAGAGTCGTGGCTCGAACAGACAGCACTCGTCGACGACTCGTGGAGGAGCGAGAAGACGCTTCTGAGCGAGAAGTTCGGCATCAAGGGGAGATCCGACGCCGTGAGACGCGGAACCCCCGTCGAGCTAAAGACGGGGAAGAACAGTTCGGGAGACGCGCGGTTCAAGGACAAGGTACAGGCGGCTTCTTACTGTCTTCTTCTGAGGGAGAAGGGCAGAGAAGTCGACTCGGCGACAGTCCTCTACACGCGAAACGCCGCACGCAACGAGCCCGTCGCAAGAGACTTCCGTGTCACGAAGGGACTTCTCGACTTTGTGGTGAGGACGAGGAACGAGATAGCCGCCGCCGAGAAACGGAACAAGTCTCCGACGGGAGAGACGTCGAACCTGCGGTGTAGCTCGTGTTTCGAGCAAGACACATGTATGGTAGTCTCGGGAAAGCTCGACCAGGAGTCGAAGGCGGGTAAGATAGGCGAGCCGCTCCCCGAAAACGAGAGGGATTACTTCGAGGAGGTTACGTCGTTCATAGAGAAAGAGAGACAGTCGGTACACGACGAGTTCGCTAAGCTCTGGAGACAGTCTCCCGAGGAGAGGGCTGAAGACGACCGCGCGCTCGTCGACCTCAAACCCGTGGGAAAGTCGGAGGTAGGGGGTAAGTGGGAGCTAAGAGCCGAGAGACTCTCGGACGGCGTCTCGAAGATACGTGAGGGTGACACCGTATTAGCGAGCGACGGCGACCCTATACGTGGAGACGCCGAGATAGGACGTGTCGAGAGGCTCGGCGAGGAGGTCGTCGTGACCACAGACGAGCCCGTAGACCTCAGACGGATAGACGTCTATCCCTCGGAGATAAACGTCGACCGTCTCCTCAACTCCCTCCACGACTTCGTCCTCAAGTCGGAGCCGAGGAAGAAGAAGGTCTTTCTTGGAGACGCAGACCCCGGCTTCGACGACTCGTGGGAGGAGTACGTCCCGAACAACGAGAGACAGAACGAGGCTGTCAACCTGGGCGTCAACGCGCGTGACCTCGCTGTAATACACGGTCCTCCGGGGACGGGAAAGACCTACACGATAGCACATCTCGTGCGCGCTCTCGTGAGAGACGGTCAGAGGGTACTCGTCTCGGCACTCACCAACCGCGCCGTCGACAACGTACTCGAAGCAGTCGAGGAACAGGGCTACGACGGCTTCGTGCGTTTCGGCACCGAGTCGGGAGTCACAGACTCGATGACGGAGTACAGGGTAGAACACAGAGGAGACCCCGACGAGAGGGCGGAGGAGCTTCTACGTGCCGACGTCGTGGGGGCGACCACGTCGTCGTGTTCTTCGCGCGTTATGAGGGAACAGGAGTTCGACGTCGCAGTCGTCGACGAGGCGTCTCAGCTTACCGAACCCGAGACGCTCGCAGCCGTGAGCTTAGCCGAGAAGTTCGTCCTCGTAGGCGACCACCACCAGCTACCGCCCGTGACAGCCGACGGAGCACCCTCGGCTTTCGAACGTCTAACCGAGACGTACCCCGAGGCGACAGTGATGCTCGACCGCCAGTACAGGATGTCACAGAGGATACAGGCGTACTCGTCACGTGAGTTCTACGACGGAGGTCTTTATCCCGCACACCGCGAGGTGGCGGCACAGTCGCCCGAAGATATAGACGGTGTCGACCCCGGGAGTCTCCCCGACGAGATACAGAGTCCCGTCTCGTTCGTGAACGTCGAAGGCGAACAGGAAGGAAACACGAACACGGAAGAGGCGGACAAAGTAGCGCGTATCGTCGACGGTCTCTTAGACGCCGGCGTCGACGGTTCCGACATAGGTGTGATAGCCCCCTTCAGGGCACAGGTCGCCGCGATAAAACCCAGGGTAGACGGCTCGGTAGCAGTCGACACAGTCGACAGGTTCCAGGGTTCGAGCAAGGAAGTCGTCGTCGTCTCTTTCGTCGCGACGGGGAGCCTCGAAAGCCCAGTCTTCGATGACTACAGACGTCTCAACGTAGCTCTGACACGTGCGAAGAAGTCGCTCGTCCTAGTCGGCGACGAGTCGGCTCTGCGTGACGACGGTCTCTACTCACGCATGGTCGAGTGGGCGGACAGGTCTTACTCAGATTAATAGGTCTCAGACTCCGTACCGTAATTCTTATTATATCTGTAGAGTAATTTAATATAAAATGAGATCGAGACTCGGATACATAGGACTCGTAAGCCTTGTGGCTCTGTCGGCTCTCGGAGCCGCGAGCGGGATGTGGAAGCTGATAGGAATTTCGTGGGTAGCCTTCGGAATAATGGTGGTCGGCGGCTTCATATCCGAGAGGAGCGACACCACAGATCCCATGAACTTGGTCTGGGGTTATGGGCTCTCAGGAGGAGCGATGGTCACGAGTGCGTCGATATTCCTTGTCTCGTCGGCTATAAACCACGACCCCATCTACGGAGGTATCGGAATTGCCTCCGGAATAATCGGCGGCTACGCGGGGCACAACATAAGACACAGGCTCGCCCACGTCGACCTACCCGTCGAACGCACTACAGCAGAGATCTCGGTGCATTCGGTCTCGGCGGGCGTCATAATAGGCATAGTCTACGGAAACATGCCGTCCCTCGGACCTCTCCTGGGTCTCTCGATAGTCTCACACAAGGGTCCCGCGGGGTATGCGGTCGCCCACCGTCTGAGGGAGGCGGATCTCCCAGTCTCGGCTCTGATGCTTCCGGCGTCGGGGGTCGGAATAGCCGGAATAATATCGGGCTTTCTCAGTCTGCCTAACATACCCGAGGTAAACGGTCTCGTCTTCGGCTTCGCCTCGGGGATATTCCTACACGCAGCGATGGACTTCCTCCCACCGTGTGAGACGGAGGGCGAGATATACGAGGTCGCCGCAGCACGCGGAAAGGGACACGAGTACCTCGACAAGCTACGTGACCACGCCCTGATAAGCACAGTTATAGGAGGAGTCGTCGTCCTACTCGGACGTCTCGTCTTAGGCTAAATCTTATCGACTTCCACTTCTAACCTCTATCTTGACGCGCCCGCTCGTGGCTGACCTCAGACGGTCGTAGAGTTCCTCGGTCGACTCAACGGGGACGCGAACCTCGAAGGTCACCGTCTCGGCGTACTCGGCTTCGTAGTCGGAGTCGAACCCCGACGAGTCGAGAACAGAGTTGACGTCTCCCAAGTCGTCGTATCCGACCTCAACGACGGCTGTCTGACGCGGCTTTTCGTCGACTGTGTCGGCTTTTTCGAGACTGTCCTTGACTGCCTTGGTGTACGCCCTCACGAGACCGCCGTATCCTAACTTGGTTCCTCCGTAGTACCTCGTGACCACAGCGACGACGTTACGTAGATCCTCTTTTTGGAGGACGTTGAGGACGGGCTTTCCCGCAGAACCCGAGGGCTCGCCGTCGTCGTCGTACTTCTCACGGACGGGATCGTTCGGATCGACACGGTACGCCGAGACGTTGTGTGTCGCGTCGGGATGTCTCTCCTCGACCGTCTCGACGAACTCCTCGGCGGAGTCGACAGTCTCGGCACGCGAGACGTGTCCTATGAACTCCGATCCGTCCACCTCGAAAGACGAGGCGACCGTGTCGTCTCCTACCGTCGTGTAGGTCATCTTTTCTTTATTTCGAGGCTTCGAACTAAGATCTGTCCGTTCACACGACGGACAAGTCTTAATATAATACGCTCGTAATACTCTGGTATGTCTAACGCCGACGCCAACCCAGACCGAGGGGATCCCGAGATGACGACTATTACCTTGAAGATTCCTCAGGCTTTTCTCGACGACCTCGATGCGACTTGGCGCGCTGAGGACTTCCCGTCACGGAGTGAGTTCATACGTTGGGCACTCCGTGACGCTGTGATGCATCCCGAGTTCTCACGCGCAGGCTGGAAAGACATCGCTCTCAGCGAACACCAGCGACGAACCGGGGAAGGACATACCTACAGTAGCGACGAAATCCGGGGCGAAACCGACGGTTCAGATGACACCGAGTGAGAACTGGGAATGGAGCTTACAAGCCGGGCGACGACTGATGGTGTTAAAACCGAAGACATTTGACCCTCGCGCGACTATGTCAAACATACCCACGTTATTATGAACGAAGTACGTCTAGAAGTCGAGAAGGCATACCCTAACGACTCGGGGAGAGGAATTGCTCGTCTCGATCCGGATACTCTGCTACATCTCAAGCTAAGCCCGGGAGACATAATCGAGATAGAGGGCAACGACACCACGGCGGCGAAGGTCTGGCGTGCCGACCGTCAGGACTGGAACACCGACTCGGTACGTATAGACGGATTCACGCGTCAGAACGCCGACGTCGGCATAGGTGAGCGTGTCAGTATACGTAAGGCTGAGACGGAGGACGCCGACAAGGTGGTTCTCGCGCCGCCCGAGGAAGCGAGTGTCCAGTTCGGAAGCGACGCCTCGGGGATGGTGAAGAGACAGATACTCAAACGTCCCGTCGTTGAGGACGACGTAGTTCCGGTTATGAGCTCGACGAACCATCCCTTCATGAGCTCGCCGGGGCAGGCTGTCCCTCTCATAGCCGTCGAGACGGAGCCCGAAGGTATCGTGATGATCACCGAGGACACCGAGATAGAGCTGAGGGAGAAGCCCGTCCACGGATTCGAGTCGCGCGCGAGCGGAATCACCTACGAGGACATAGGAGGTCTGAGCGAGGAGATACAGCGCGTGAGGGAGATGATAGAGCTCCCGATGAAACATCCTCAGATATTCCA
This region includes:
- a CDS encoding ribbon-helix-helix domain-containing protein; its protein translation is MSNADANPDRGDPEMTTITLKIPQAFLDDLDATWRAEDFPSRSEFIRWALRDAVMHPEFSRAGWKDIALSEHQRRTGEGHTYSSDEIRGETDGSDDTE
- a CDS encoding AAA domain-containing protein yields the protein MSEGETPDGDTAVEVEGERLCLRGDWSETAGVAEEGDEILVTDVARDGRGGYTTTTDSYVVVEPDYLVNVTDIRSWVECPRLYYLNKLTGVPLKYEVIRGTVVHRVFGDLLRGVDLEDAVEDRVEEVGLELGLLGRDAGEVKREVEEHARGIESWLEQTALVDDSWRSEKTLLSEKFGIKGRSDAVRRGTPVELKTGKNSSGDARFKDKVQAASYCLLLREKGREVDSATVLYTRNAARNEPVARDFRVTKGLLDFVVRTRNEIAAAEKRNKSPTGETSNLRCSSCFEQDTCMVVSGKLDQESKAGKIGEPLPENERDYFEEVTSFIEKERQSVHDEFAKLWRQSPEERAEDDRALVDLKPVGKSEVGGKWELRAERLSDGVSKIREGDTVLASDGDPIRGDAEIGRVERLGEEVVVTTDEPVDLRRIDVYPSEINVDRLLNSLHDFVLKSEPRKKKVFLGDADPGFDDSWEEYVPNNERQNEAVNLGVNARDLAVIHGPPGTGKTYTIAHLVRALVRDGQRVLVSALTNRAVDNVLEAVEEQGYDGFVRFGTESGVTDSMTEYRVEHRGDPDERAEELLRADVVGATTSSCSSRVMREQEFDVAVVDEASQLTEPETLAAVSLAEKFVLVGDHHQLPPVTADGAPSAFERLTETYPEATVMLDRQYRMSQRIQAYSSREFYDGGLYPAHREVAAQSPEDIDGVDPGSLPDEIQSPVSFVNVEGEQEGNTNTEEADKVARIVDGLLDAGVDGSDIGVIAPFRAQVAAIKPRVDGSVAVDTVDRFQGSSKEVVVVSFVATGSLESPVFDDYRRLNVALTRAKKSLVLVGDESALRDDGLYSRMVEWADRSYSD
- a CDS encoding YigZ family protein is translated as MTYTTVGDDTVASSFEVDGSEFIGHVSRAETVDSAEEFVETVEERHPDATHNVSAYRVDPNDPVREKYDDDGEPSGSAGKPVLNVLQKEDLRNVVAVVTRYYGGTKLGYGGLVRAYTKAVKDSLEKADTVDEKPRQTAVVEVGYDDLGDVNSVLDSSGFDSDYEAEYAETVTFEVRVPVESTEELYDRLRSATSGRVKIEVRSGSR
- a CDS encoding redoxin domain-containing protein, with amino-acid sequence MADSPPQEGDTAPRFRVPMADGDVGEFDLEDTDGTVVLAFFPGAFTPVCTDEMCEMRDSLSEFDDLGAEVYGVSVDTPFALNAFRDENDLNFPLLSDFDKEVIDEYGVRMEELAGLHGLAKRSVFVIDDREVVYRWVSDDPSVLPDFDEIKDAVEEAG
- a CDS encoding ZIP family metal transporter, with product MRSRLGYIGLVSLVALSALGAASGMWKLIGISWVAFGIMVVGGFISERSDTTDPMNLVWGYGLSGGAMVTSASIFLVSSAINHDPIYGGIGIASGIIGGYAGHNIRHRLAHVDLPVERTTAEISVHSVSAGVIIGIVYGNMPSLGPLLGLSIVSHKGPAGYAVAHRLREADLPVSALMLPASGVGIAGIISGFLSLPNIPEVNGLVFGFASGIFLHAAMDFLPPCETEGEIYEVAAARGKGHEYLDKLRDHALISTVIGGVVVLLGRLVLG
- a CDS encoding metallophosphoesterase yields the protein MEKVVITSDTHLREYDHSVPVDDADYVVHAGDFVSEEVYDGFVSDSDSLVAVHGNADDDALKTSLPRRRVFEVEGLRVGVLHGHRISSSHELEYAGMETDSDLVVYGHSHTPSFSSRSVDLLNPGSPTRPRGSPPTYAEIEVEDGDYEGGVVSLESRSRETLIELSG